One window of the Puntigrus tetrazona isolate hp1 chromosome 13, ASM1883169v1, whole genome shotgun sequence genome contains the following:
- the neurog3 gene encoding neurogenin-3, which translates to MTPRSTCASVGRNGTFKSNWCSALDFKSGSIHITKCQKIKCNRELESDSIGSASKECATAFNEENTRNKRIKKKMPVKSASRHRGNRRVKANDRERHRMHQLNSALDTLRSVLPTFPDDAKLTKIETLRFAHNYIWALSETLRIADHVRQISNHDRDQENLVAPSACLDVRYSASGACASKWHSTNSSSNWQENQGYYTDFFIRGI; encoded by the coding sequence ATGACTCCAAGATCCACGTGCGCTTCCGTAGGAAGGAACGGGACCTTTAAATCTAACTGGTGTTCAGCATTAGATTTCAAGTCTGGATCCATACACATCACCAAGTGCCaaaaaatcaaatgcaacaGAGAATTGGAGTCTGACAGCATAGGCTCAGCGAGTAAAGAATGCGCAACAGCCTTCAACGAAGAGAACAcaagaaataaaagaataaagaaaaagatgCCAGTTAAATCGGCGAGCAGACACCGGGGGAATCGCAGAGTGAAGGCAAACGACCGAGAGCGGCACCGCATGCACCAGCTGAACTCCGCCCTGGACACTCTGAGGAGTGTGCTCCCAACTTTCCCCGACGACGCCAAACTGACTAAAATCGAGACTTTGAGATTCGCGCACAATTACATTTGGGCGCTATCAGAAACACTGAGAATTGCAGACCATGTTCGACAAATTTCAAATCACGACCGGGATCAGGAGAACCTCGTCGCGCCGAGCGCTTGCTTGGATGTGCGTTACAGCGCGTCCGGCGCATGCGCGTCCAAGTGGCACTCCACAAACTCATCATCGAATTGGCAAGAAAATCAAGGCTACtacactgatttttttattagaggAATTTAA
- the pdlim1 gene encoding PDZ and LIM domain protein 1 encodes MPSRVVLQGPGPWGFRLVGGKDFEQPLTISRVTPGSKAAQADLCMGDMILAIDGESTDGMTHLEAQNKIKACVEEMVLSIDRSESKMWSPLVTEEGKTNPYKMNLANKETQEVKHIGSAHNRSAMPFNSGSPRVVTNMYNNPSGLYSSENIKSFNTAVDDVQTTSASSEASRNPDPCRTGQPKPAVTADSEVYKMLQENQESSEPPRQSASFKVLQEILETGDADKPSGFRSVKPPTTKIGSSVGNPEKLSLCDKCGSGIVGMMVKLRDKFRHPECYVCTDCGINLKQKGHFFVEDKIYCEKHARERVTPPEGYDVVTVFPK; translated from the exons ATGCCTTCACGAGTCGTTTTACAAGGTCCCGGACCGTGGGGCTTCCGTCTGGTCGGGGGAAAAGATTTCGAACAACCTCTGACTATCTCGAGG GTGACCCCAGGAAGCAAAGCGGCACAAGCTGACCTTTGTATGGGGGACATGATCCTGGCCATAGACGGAGAGTCAACAGACGGCATGACTCACCTGGAAGCACAGAATAAAATCAAAGCTTGCGTGGAGGAAATGGTGCTTTCCATTGACAG atCAGAATCGAAAATGTGGTCCCCACTGGTCACTGAAGAAGGAAAGACCAATCCATACAAGATGAATCTGGCCAATAAAGAAACACAG gaGGTGAAACATATAGGCTCTGCTCATAACAGGAGCGCCATGCCTTTCAATTCTGGCAGTCCAAGGGTGGTCACCAACATGTACAATAACCCCTCTGGCCTGTATTCATCTGAGAACATTAAGAGTTTTAACACTGCAGTGGATGATGTCCAGACGACTTCTGCCTCCAGTGAAGCCAGCAGGAA CCCAGATCCTTGTAGAACTGGCCAGCCAAAACCTGCAGTGACTGCAGACTCTGAGGTGTACAAAATGCTGCAGGAGAATCAAGAATCCAGCGAGCCCCCTCGCCAGTCTGCTTCCTTTAAAGTTTTGCAGGAGATCCTGGAAACCG GTGATGCAGATAAACCCTCAGGCTTCAGAAGTGTCAAGCCTCCCACCACAAAAATTGGATCCTCGGTTGGAAATCCCGAAAAGCTCTCTCTTTGTGACAAATGTGGTTCAGGGATTGT AGGAATGATGGTCAAGCTTCGAGATAAGTTTCGCCACCCAGAATGCTACGTCTGCACAGACTGCGGGATCAATCTTAAGCAGAAAGGACACTTTTTTGTTGAGGACAAGATCTACTGCGAGAAACACGCGCGTGAACGCGTCACTCCTCCAGAGGGTTATGATGTCGTCACCGTTTTTCCGAAGTAG